The genomic stretch gtctgtctttctctctcgctttctctctctttgttttgtaGATAATTGCAAATGATTGTGACATTATGCGTTAATTGTTACAGTTACatcgtttgttttgttgttcaaaaAGCAGCAAATGCTGATATCATAAAGCTCTTAAATATTGATTTTATCttatttattctctctctctctctctctctattttttttctctctctctctctctctctctttctctatctctctttcttgtttctctctctctctctctctctctctctctctctctctctctctctctctctctctctctctctctctctctctctctctctctctctctctctctctctctctctctctctctcaggtaaACAGGGTTACGTCCCTTTCCATACACACAGATTCTCCACTCAACAAGGAAATGGTAGGTTTGTGACGTCATTTGTTGATGACCTTGTTTagatttgacgtcatcaaactctTGACTTTGAAGGAAAACCAATGTTCTAAATGAATTTTCCCTGTGTTTTAAAAAGACGAAATTTCACGCAAGGTGTTTTGTCGGTGGTGATGATGACGGTGATTGATGTCGTGGTGGAGGTGACGGAGAtgatgttgtcgtcgttgtcagagagcGGCAGGTTCCTAGGACTGTTGTGCTAAGTTCTAGTTGAATAGACTCCATAAAACTTCTTGCTTTTAGTTGTTGAAGTCTTTGTtgtagttattgttgttgttgaagtcgGTGTGGGCggtgatggtggtggaggcgatgaggatgttgtcgtcgttgtcagagagcGGCAGGGGGTGACGGCAGGTACTGTTCTGTCTTAAGTCAAGAAGCAAATAAGTCCATTGCTGTTTTACTTGTTGTCGTAGATGTTGTAGACGTTGATGTTGatggtgttgctgttgttgttgttgttgttggaggtCGCCGGGAGGTAAAGGAGAGACAGGTGTTGGTGGTGGCGGTGACGAGATGTGGGTGTCACTCAGTGTTGCTGTCTATGTCTCAACTTCCTTCACCCAGATCACCTGGGCCGTGGACCGCGACATGGATCTCAGGCGGCCGGTACGGTCAGCATCATACACAACACTAGACCCAGCACTACTAGACTCCAGGTAGACGACGACGGGTCTCTCCAAGCCCCACACTGTGTGCTGATTGGCCACCGTCACCGCCTCGTCTCGACCCCTACCTGCCGCTCTCTCTTCACCTGTGGGAGCAGACGTCATTTCCGCCAGTTGTCTAACGGCCGCTGTGTCGTTATGAGCCACCTTACGGGTGGGGACGCCGCGTGACTCAAGGCCCCGGATGAAGGGTGCTGGTGACTGCCAGTGATTATccgttgtgtctgtgtcacactTCATGGTACCCAGCACAAAGACGTCATTGAAGGTGAGGCCGCCCTGCCCGTGGGGAGCGTGGTCATGGCAACctgaaacatcacacacaccgtCAACACCACATCGTCATGGTGTGAAATACATCATCGCCAActgcaacgacaacaacaacaataataaagACAACGCCATCATccccaacaacaacgacaacgacgacaacacaatcagcaacaacaacgacgacgacgacaacgatgacATCTCTGGCAACAACATCAACGACAACTTCACCAcctgcagcagcagcaacaacgacgacgacgacacctgcagcagcagcaacaaccacaaaacaaacatcaacGACGACCCATGTCTGACTCCCACGCCATCACCGGTGTCAGCGACCCGTGAACAGGGATGACATCTACACCAGCAGCGCGACAACCACCTGTAaattgtacacacacaaaaaatgttttattcagtGTCAAGCACCTCGCTCTGGCAGACGTGTGACGTTATTTCTTAATGAGGTCACAGAAACATGACGTCATTATCTTCATTCATTTCGCTCATTGTATCaataaaatgacgtcatcaaaatgtTGCACAATCACCTGAACCACACTTCTTGTTTTCTGAGAGACAGATACGTAGACAAatatgaagacagacagagagacagacagagagacagacagacagacagacagacggacagacaagacaaacagacagacagagagacactgagaaagagagacggacagatagatagacagagagacagacagacagacagacagacaaacagacaaacagacagacagacagacagacagagaggcagacagacagacagacagacagagagacagagagacagacagagagacagacagacagacagacagacagatggacagacagacaaacagacagacagatagaaagacagacagatagaaagacagacagacagagagacagacagacagacagatagaaagacagacagacagacagatagagagagagacagaaagacagacagacagacagacagaaagacagacagacagacagaaagacagacagacagacagacagacagaaagacagacagacagaaagacagacagacagaaagacagacagacagacagacagacagatagacagatagacatacagacagaaagacagacaggcagacagacagacagacagagagacagacagagagacagacagacagacagacagagagacagacagacagacagacagagagacagaaagacagacagaaagacagacagacagaaagacagacagacagagagacagacagacagacagacagacagacagacagagagacaaacagacagacagacagacagagagacagacagacagacagagagacagacagacagacagacagacagacagacagacagacagacagtaacagacagacagacagacagacagacagacagacagagagacagatagacagagacagacagatagacaagcagagagacagacagacagacagatagacagacagatagacagatagacatagacagaaccagacagacagagacagacagacagacagatagacagacagatagacagacagacagacagaggtgtaCTGACCGACACGCAGCGTGGTGAGTAAGTCGGCCACCAGCTGCCCGCATCTCTCACACCGCCATGGAGAGACACCCTTATGTCCCTGTGTGTCACGCCGCCAGCTGTAGAGATGATCAACTCTCATCACGGGGGGCCCGTCAGAGGGCGGGGCGACAGGCGGCGCGGTGTATGCCGGGACCTTTCCTCCCTTCATATCATCAGCCCGCTCCACCTCTCTCACCACACTGGGTGGCGACCTCAGGGGCTGCGTCAGGTGGTGCACATAACGCTCCATGTCGGCAGGTAGTTCAAGCAACACGCCGGCCGCCCACAGGCTGACCGTTATGTGCCGTTGTTTCAACGCCTTGTAGATCACTGtgatgacgtcactgtaacagaacagacaggtgtgtcagtgtgtatacaATACCCCGTTGTTTCAACGCCCTGTAGATCTCTGCCATGacgtcactgtaacagaacagacaggtgtgcgtcagtgtgtatACAATACCCCGTTGTTTGAACGCCCTGTAGATCTCTGCCATGacgtcactgtaacagaacagaaaggtgtgtcagtgtgttcacCTGTAAATTACGAATACTGATTTGATGAAGTAACCCTGCAGAAGGAAGTCACACGGTAAATCGTGCTGCCTGTATCTCTCCATTCTCTGGCGTGTGTTCTCCATGAAACCAAATAAAACCAAAAGTGCAGAGACACAGATATGAAATGACGTAATAGTGCATAAGACGTAAACGGAGTGACGTAAAAACTCATACGACATAAACAGAGTAAGGTAAATGTGATTTACCTGTCATCAGACTCCAGGCAAAATATTTAGCGATCTGTTCAGCATGGCAGACAAAGAAAGGGTGGCGCCTGATGGGAAAGATTGTTGACATCATTGATTAGTACCCGACACGGTGACAGCCGTTGACTGCACATTCTATATCCAATAAACTGTCGTAACGTATTGATTACACGGGAATAATTAAGAACCATTATTTATGCACAAACTCTATATCATTTATTGACAGTTAGCATATAAGGAAGGTGAAAAAACACGTTTTGGGAATGATCAGACTACCTTCCAACAAACACGACCACACCGACCAACGCAAGAGTGACAGGAGGCAGTGTTAGATTCAGTGTACGGCGTCATTCTTACCCGTTGGCCTCATCGGCCAGGATGTGCACGCGCCCCTCAGTCTGTGCGTGTTGACACAGCTCCTCCACCCAGGCCTGCACTTTCTCCTCGCCTCCCTCTGTCCATCGACCCCCGTCCCGTACCCCCGCCATGTTGACGAGCTGCACGCTGCCGGCGCCCTGTCCGACTGTTTTGCTCAACTGATGTCTAACCAGGTAGGCGGCAGCTGTACCATCGTCACTCGTCTGAAGAACAAAGACGGTGCGGCGATACTTCCTCATCCAGTAGGAACCCCTTAGAATTAAAATGATCGATTTCCCTACCCCGGGCGCGCCCCTGAAGACCCtaatgtcgtcgtcgtcgttgtttgGCGTGTGCTCCAGGACTTCAAACTGTTCCGGGAAAAGAGCAAGGCAAGACATGGGTCTGCCATGTTCTTCCCCGACAGCCTGAACAAAATGGCCCTGGGTCCACAGCTGTAGTCGCGGCTTGCGGCTAAGGTACACCTGTACCGTTGCCAGTGGTACGGCGAACCTGCATTGATAAATATCACACTTTATGTAAgcttgtgaacacacacacacacacacacacacacacacacacacacacacacacacacacacacacacacacaacgaaatAGGGAAAGAAAAACACATAAAGAGGCCCCAAAAAGACATGCTAGCACACAGAACGTCACATACATAAatatacaagagagagagagagagagagagacagagagagagagagagagagagagagagagtgagacagagacagagacagacacagagagacagacagacagacagacaggcacagacagacagacagacagactcactaATAATGTATGCACCTGTGTATTCATGCGtttgtgtttctctgtgtgtggttACTTTACCGATAAAATGACTCTACCTTGCCACAAGCTTTTCATACGTGGAACCTCCCTTCATTGCGGGGTCCCCTGCCTTTTCCCCCTTCCAGCAGGTGTTCCACCAGGCGTCTCGTCTGGTGTCGTCTGTCATATCATCATGACAGAGACACCACTTGTCGACCCTTTGCCCTGCCTTCACGCCCAAACACTGCTCCAACTtctgcaactgaggtcaacacACACGGACTGCAAATAAATGGAGGATATAACAAAGAACGATTTAACACGCGCTGCATAATATGACAGTTAAACTATACTTACATACGGAATCATCTGACTTCTGGGCCTAAAAGAAGAGTTTTTCTGAACAATAGCACCACAGTGTTTCCGCATGTAATAGAAAGCTGTCTGCCCGTTTTGAGTGACTCGTTTAAAACTCAAATGACGTCGTTTTCAAATGTACCGCAAATTGACGTCAACGAAGCTACCTCAGTGTTCCGAAAGTGTTGTTCTCGTCAGCAAGGTAAACAAAGTGCGCGTGGAAAAGAGAAACTCAGTATCTGTTGATGGGGAAATTGTTATcccctctttcccctctctctctgtgttcttCAAACATTATccgcacgctctctctctctctctctctctctctctctctctctctctctctctctctctctctctctctctctctctctctctctctctctttatgtgtgtgtttgtgtgtgtgtgtgcgtgtgtgtgtgtgtgtgtgggtgtgtgtgtttgtgtgtggctgtgtagttgtgtgtgtgcgtgctggcgtgcgtgcgtgtgtgtatgtgtgcgtttgtagAGGAGGGGGGGTATTGCATACTTACATCGTCCATGTTTTGCAGCGCCTCCACTAGACAGCGTCTGGTCGTGTGAGGCAGGAGAATGGCCTGGTGGATTGCAGGCTGGGGTAGGTCCAAGTCACCCAGAACACAACGCTTCACGACATCTCCAGCTTGCTGCAGGTAATCAGCTGCCTTCCGCAATTCTTCTTGAACTGCATGAGGGTCCTCTTCTGTCTGACGTATGATTGCCCCCATCATTACTCCCCGGTTACGATCAATGACCAGCAGATCAACAAAGTCTTCCTCCAGAACTAAGTCTTCTTGCAGAACTAAAGGTTCTGTCTCGTCGCTGTTCATGCTCCTGGCGGCTGCCCCAGTGTAGAGGCTTCGGGAACCAGCGCCGTAAAGGCCACATTTGCCTTGAGTCATTATTATTAAAACTTCTTTCTGACTCTCTGCTTTGTCCTTGATCTTATTCATGCAGCAGTGGACTTTCTTCAGCGCTCTGTCTATGTGTACGACGTCACTGACCTCTGTACGCTTAGTGCTATCACTGTCGATTTGTTGTTGAGTTTTCAGCACGTCGATCAAGTCACCTCCCTGGGTGTGCTGTTTTGTGACGTGCACCGTGTCTACTTGGTGCGGGGGGATCATATAGACGTCCCTGTGCAGGTTAGGGAACCAGGCGTTCAGAAACTCCCTCTGGAATCAAAGACCTGACGATGTACTGTCTCCTCAAAATAATGTTTGAACCTGTTCAAGGTCTTTTGAATAACAAAACTGTATCGAGAGCAACACACGTGTTCGCTAGCAGTGTTGATAATACTAAGGACTCTCTGGGGAACGCTATTCCTACAGCTGTGTGTTATTTCACCCCCGCCCTaacccctccctctcaccatcacagctgtttcctcctccctcccccactcacacccctaccccctccctatcaccatcacagctgtttcCTCCTCCCGACCcaactcacacccctaccccctccctctcaccatcacagctgtttcCTCCTCCCGACCcaactcacacccctaccccctccctctcaccatcacagctgtttcCTCCTCCCGACCcaactcacacccctaccccctccctctcaccatcacagctgtttcCTCCTCCCTACCcaactcacacccctaccccctccctctcaccatcacagctgtttcCTCCTCCCTACCcaactcacacccctaccccctccctctcaccatcacagctgtgtattactcctccgtctcacacccctaccccaatCCCTCTcgccatcacagctgtgtttaattcttccatctcacacccctacccccatacCTCTCATCGTCCCAACTATGTTTTTCTTCTccatctcacacccctacccccatccctctcatcatcacagctgtgttttactcctccgtctaacacccctaccccaacccctctcatcatcacagccgtgatttcctcctccgtctcacaccactacccccatccctctcatcatcacagccgtgatttactcctccgtctcacaccactacccccatccctctcatcatttCTGCTGTGGTTTACTTATCCGTCTCTAACCCCTACTTCCATCCCTCTTGATATCACAGCTGGGTTTAACGTCTACGTCTAACACCACTACTCACATCCCTCTgatcatcacagctatgtttttctccttcgtctcacacccctaccccatccctctgaTCATTACAGctatgttttacttctccgtctttAACCaatacccccatccctcttatCATCACAactgtgttttcctccttcgtcttacacccctaccccatccctcttatCATCACaactgtgttttcctcctccgtctcacacccctaccccatccctctcatcatcacagctgtgttttactcctccgtcttacacccctaccccacccctctcatcatcacagctgtgttttacttctccgtcttacacccctacccccatccttctcattatcacagctgtgttttcctcctccgtctcacacccctaccccatctctctcatcattccagctgtgttttatccctccgtctcacacccctacccccatcccgctgatcattacagctgtgttttgCTTATCCGTCGTACacaacccccatccctctcatcctCACAGCTATAttttacccctccgtctcacaccacctCCTCCATCCCTCTCATCCTCACAGCTGTATTTCATTCTTCCAGCTCACACCACTACCtctatccctctcatcatcacagctgcaAGTGTTGtattcctccgtctcacaccactacctcCATCCCCCttattatcacagctgtgtttttatCCTTCGTCTCACACCCGTACtctatccctctcatcatcacagatgTGTTGtattcctccgtctcacaccccttcccccatccctctcatcatcacagctgtgttttcctcctacatctcacaccactacccccatccctctcatcattatGTTTTCCTCCAAcatctcacaccactacccccattcCGCTGATCATAACAGCTgcgttttactcctccgtctcacacaactgccccatccctctcattatcacagccgtgttttactcctccgtctcacaccactacccccgtccctctaatcatctcagctgtgttttcctcttccgtctcacaccactacccgcATCCCGCTGATCAGTAAAGTTTTACTcatccgtctcacaccactacccccgtcTCTCTAATCATCTAAGCTGTgatttactcctccgtctcacaccaatacccccatccctctaatcatctcagctgtgatttactcctccgtcttacaccactaccccaaTCCATCACTTAATCACTGCTACGTTTTACTTCTTCGTCTCTAACCCCTACCCCCATTCCTCTtgatatcacagctgtgtttaactTCTCCGTGTAACACCACTACTCACATCCCTCTgatcatcacagctatgtttttctcctccgtctcacaccactaccccatccctctcatcatcacagctgtgttttactcctccgtctcacacccctaccccattccTCTCATCATAACAGCTGTGTGTTACCCCTCTGTCTCACAttactacccccatccctctcatcattacagatgtgttttcctcctccgtctcacaccactaccccatccctctcatcatcataGCTGTGTTTTTATTTTCCGTTTTACACCCCTACCACCATCCCTCTCATAATCACAGCTGTGAGTTACTCTTCCGTCTTATACCACTACCTCCATCCctgtcatcatcacagctgtgttttactccttcCGTCTcatacccctacccccatccctctcatcactACAGCTGTGTTTTTCTTCTCCGTTTTACACCttaacccccatccctctcatcaacacagctgtgttttcctcctccgtctgaCACCACTATCTCCATCCCTCttattatcacagctgtgttttcctcctccatctcacacccctacccccatcccccttatcatcacagctgtgtttttatCCTTCGTCTCACACCTCTACCCTattcctctcatcatcacagctgtgttttcctcccacatctcacacccctaccccaatccctctcatcatcacagctgtgtttcatTCTTCCAGCTCACACCCTTACTCCCACCCCCCTTATCATCACAATTGTGTTTTTatcctccgtcttacacccctACTCTATCCCTgttatcatcacagctgtgttgtattcctccgtctcacaccactacccccatccctctcatattGACAGATGTgctttactcctccgtcttacacccctacccccatccctctcattatcacatctgtgttttactcctccgtctcacaccctaCCCCCATACCTCTTGATATGACAGCTGTGTTTAACTTCTCCGTCTAACACCACTACTTACATCCCTCTgatcatcacagctatgtttttctgctccgtctcacacccctatcccatccctctcatcatcacagctgtgtttttctcctccggctgacacccctacccccatccttctcatcattacagctgtgttttacccctcTGTCTCACATTACTAcgcccatccctctcatcatcgcagctgtgttttactcatctgtctcacaccactacccccaccctTCTCATCataacagctgtgttttactcctccgtctcacaccactacccccatccctcttatCATCACGGCTGTGTTTTACTCTtccgtcttacaccactaccccatctctctcatcatctcagctgtgttttactgatccgtctcacaccactacccccatacttctcatcatcacagctgtgctTTCgttctccgtctcacaccactaccccatccctctaatcatcacagctgtgttttcctcctccgtctcacacccctacccccatccctctcatcatcacagatttgttttcctcctccgtctcacacccctaccctcatccctctcatcatcacagctgtgttttactcctccgtctcacacccctacccccatacCTCTcaacatcacagctgtgtttcctcctccgtcttacaccactgccccatccctctcatcatcacagctgtgtttttctcatccgtcttacaccactaccccttgcctctcatcatcacagctgtgtttttatccttcgtctcacacccctaccccatgtctctcatcatcacagctgtgttttacttttcGTCTGACATCACTACCCTAGTCCCTCACATCATGACAGCTGTGTTTACCTTCTCCAtcttacaccactaccccattcAACTTATAATCAAAGCTGTgatttactcctccgtctcacaccactatctcCATCCCTCTAATTATCAAAGCTGTgatttactcctccgtctcacaccactatctcCATCCCTCTTATTATCACTgttgtgttttcctcctccgtctcacacccctacccccatccttcttattatcacagctgtgtttttatcattcgtctcacacccctaccctatccctctcatcatcacatcTGTGTTATacttctccgtctcacaccactacccccatccctctcatattgacagctgtgttttactcctccgtctcacaccccttcccccatctctctcatcatcacagctgtgtttttatccttcgtctcacacccctaccctatCCATCTcatcatctcagctgtgttattttcctccgtctcacaccactacccccatccctctcatcatcacagctgtgttgtaCTTCTCCGTCTTTAACCaatacccccatccctcttatCATCACAactgtgttttcctccttcgTCTTACAACCCTACCCCATCcatctcatcatcacagctgtgttttcctcctccgtctcacaacCCTACCCCATCtatctcatcatcacagctgtgttttacccctccATGTCACAtcactacccccatcccgctGATC from Littorina saxatilis isolate snail1 linkage group LG16, US_GU_Lsax_2.0, whole genome shotgun sequence encodes the following:
- the LOC138949823 gene encoding uncharacterized protein; translated protein: MNISATVVIKEGLMDVLDPQVPSQLWKQQNCVLVKTDILVLKIFNVNETKLQRTVRLSHCRAALKRNKKGEAVCEISTSQGEVQCLMRWSAERVTYNWLSILQTQLQGFSTEGPAVECAPPCRTSGSPGNQAVSPAPPSHVSLSVSTSPRPLLSSPLTGAQAGVATSTSPRPLLSSPLTGAQAGVATSTSPSTGPHIESERSEPSSTMASSQEPEDQGSRLSNSEREFLNAWFPNLHRDVYMIPPHQVDTVHVTKQHTQGGDLIDVLKTQQQIDSDSTKRTEVSDVVHIDRALKKVHCCMNKIKDKAESQKEVLIIMTQGKCGLYGAGSRSLYTGAAARSMNSDETEPLVLQEDLVLEEDFVDLLVIDRNRGVMMGAIIRQTEEDPHAVQEELRKAADYLQQAGDVVKRCVLGDLDLPQPAIHQAILLPHTTRRCLVEALQNMDDLQKLEQCLGVKAGQRVDKWCLCHDDMTDDTRRDAWWNTCWKGEKAGDPAMKGGSTYEKLVARFAVPLATVQVYLSRKPRLQLWTQGHFVQAVGEEHGRPMSCLALFPEQFEVLEHTPNNDDDDIRVFRGAPGVGKSIILILRGSYWMRKYRRTVFVLQTSDDGTAAAYLVRHQLSKTVGQGAGSVQLVNMAGVRDGGRWTEGGEEKVQAWVEELCQHAQTEGRVHILADEANGDVITVIYKALKQRHITVSLWAAGVLLELPADMERYVHHLTQPLRSPPSVVREVERADDMKGGKVPAYTAPPVAPPSDGPPVMRVDHLYSWRRDTQGHKGVSPWRCERCGQLVADLLTTLRVGCHDHAPHGQGGLTFNDVFVLGTMKCDTDTTDNHWQSPAPFIRGLESRGVPTRKVAHNDTAAVRQLAEMTSAPTGEERAAGRGRDEAVTVANQHTVWGLERPVVVYLESSSAGSSVVYDADRTGRLRSMSRSTAQVIWVKEVET